DNA from Tursiops truncatus isolate mTurTru1 chromosome 8, mTurTru1.mat.Y, whole genome shotgun sequence:
AGCGAACACAAATATTGCAAATGTGCTTTCCAAAAATtcagggaggggaggctgggagaagTGGGGGGAAGCAGAGCAGCAGGGTGGGAGGCATGAAGGGAACAAAAGAACTGGACAAACATAAGAGGTAGCTTTTAGAAAAACAACACCCCCGCCCCATCGCAACAACACCCAGGTCGGCTTGTCCCCGACCAGCCCTGAAAAGAGACCAGTCTGGGCAACGATaatacacacagaggtggggtcaCGCCTTGGCAGGGATCTGAAGAACACAGGCCCCCAGACCCGGATGACCCAGCCAACTGTAAGAAAGGTGGGATTCTCTCCAGAGTGTTTTAGGCAGGATGACATCATGCCTGGGCCGAGCCGGCTGTGATTCTGCCGTGCCCCCAGCACCCCGTCCGTCCCCGGCAGGCACCCACCTTCTGCCCGGGCCTCCCATCCAGATCCTGAGTACTCAGCCCCTTCCGCACGGCCCCCTCCAGCTGGGAGGCTCATCGCTAGGGGACACGGGGAGGGCCTTGGCCAGCTGAAGCCTATTAAACTCGCCATTAACTtacacaagaaacagaaaagaacactCTCCCCATCCTTCCAGCCCCCAACCAAAAAAGAGATACAGGCAGGGGTCAAAAAAGCTCATGAGGTCACAAAAAACTGAGGTAATTCAAGTACAATGTGCTAACAGGTGAACAGAGGacacagaaaagaagcaaaacgTAACACGAGGCAAAGCGCTCTCAActccttctcccccacctcctccccgtgGACTGGGGGGCCCTGGGAGCCAGGAATTCTGTACCGCCCTCTGGACCTGGGTTTTCCCATGGAGCTCAACAGGTCTGGGGTCCCGTGTATACAAAGGGTCCCCGGCACGACTCGCCGACACCCTCCCGGGGCAGGGGTCCCCCTCCAGGTGTAGGGCACCTCTGGAGAAGGACATCCACATCCCTCCATGGGCAACGAGCCCTTTGGTGGATCCCTCCTCCTAGGGGCTGAAGGAGGGCCGCAGggggtttgtgtttgtgtgtgtttgttgggtGGGATAGTGTGTATTTAGTTGTTTCCTTTGTCCATTTTGGAAGCAAAAGCAGCTCAGCAGGAATCTGGCTTAGGACAGGGCTGGACTGGGATGGGCCCTTCCATTTACTTCATCTGCGTTCTCAGAAAGCTGAGGGTGCGAGtgggggctctggagtcagacacagCTTCCCCAACAGGGAGCTGGAGGATGAGGGATTCGTATCCAtggggggctgggaggacaggagtcaaccggggccggggccgggcagccaggagctgggggaggggctgagagcCCTGAGGCTCCTGAAGACCATGACGGGGCACCCAGGTGTGGTGGAGCGGAAGAAAGCCACAGATGAACTGAGCGACGGGAAGGGCGGGAGAACCCCTCCCGGCCCAGGCTGCCCCCAGCAAGCTAGAGCTGCCGTCGTCTGTGTCAGCCAGTGAGCCCGCCCAGCCCCAGCATCTGCAGGCCCCCTTCCTGCACCCCCGGCCCACCCATCCCTCAGCCCCCACCTCCCGAGGGGTCAGTGAGAGCACGGCAGGCAGAGGTGGTTTGGCTCTGACTGGAGGAGCCCTCCCCTCTTCCTAGTCTCCATTTCCAGACACAAAAGGAGGATCTGGGCGGAGGGAAGAGAAGAACATCCCCCCATCCGAGCTGAACAAAAGCCCCTCCACCTCCATCCAAGAAGAGCAGGCCAAGCTCCAGCCgggaaaggagggatggaggCCCAAGGGGAGGGGCTCAGCCAGGCACCCAGGTCACCTGGAGCCCCAGAGAGACCCCAGAGCCCGACAGCTCCCAggtttccttctccttctctctctcttttttctttgttgtttctcgtttatttgttttttgttgtgttttcctcACGGTCCTCCTGGACGTCATCCCGCTCCGTCTCTACTCCTCTCgtcccccgccgcccccgccgcagGCGCCTCACACATAGCACAGGTAGAGGTAAGTCTTCTCTATCCTCCAGTCGGGCGGGATCTCCTCGGGCTTGTGGCCCTTCATGTGCTTCTGCATGGAGGACAGGCTGGGGCAGTACTCCGTGCAGATGGTGCACTGGTAGGGCGACGCGCCGTTGTGCGTCCGCAGGTGCTTGATCATGGCCGAGTAGTCCCGGGAACGCTGGTGGCACAGCTTGCACTCAAAGGGCTTCTCAcctgtggggggagggcaggagaaggCCAGGACGGGGGGGGGGCTGTGACATGGGCCCCAGGGACGTTCTGCACCCTCAGCGCCCCCCCGGGCTTGCTGGACactcccatccctctaggtcagcACTCTCCAGGGCAATGGACGCCCCACCCAGCGTGGCAGCCGCGAGTCGCTTCTGGCTCCTGAGTGCCACTGGGAactacactcttttttttctttttcttttttaattgaagtatagttgatttacaatggtgtgttagtttccaacGGATTACATTCTCAATCTTGTTCACTGTAACTAATGTAAATAGCTAGTGGCCACGATGTAGGCCAGCTCCAGCCCCTGGACCTATTCTTAACTCTCTCGGGGGCACGGACTCTCCCCTTCctaagaaaggaaagggaggtcTAGAAAAGGGCCCGCGAGGCCTCTCAAATGCTTAGGGATGGCTCTTCAGCACACAGTTCCTTCCAGGGGAGCAAGGGGATGGAGTCCTTACAGGGCTACAGATGGTGGGGAACAGAGGTGGAGTAAAACCAAGGGGACCCCATCCTGCAAACGTGCTAAACCTGGGAATGGCTACTTCTCTAAGGCTCTAGAGCCTGCCCTGGACCCTGCCTTCCCCTCTGGGGCCGGAatgggggagggacagagaaCCTGGGAGTACATGGCCACACCCAAGCTGCAACCGGCCCACCCTCTGTTCCAGTCCCCTGGAGCTGAGCAGAGGATGTGAGGGAACCTTGCTCTGATACAGTAATTAACTGGCCAGCCTTCTTGCTATTGATACTCCTCTGTGCAGAGGGCCCTGCAAAATAATGAAGTAATGAACAGCCAAAGTGATCTAACTATCGACCagctatttacaatagtcagcgCCAGCGCACTTAATGATACACCTGCCGGGACACGTCTCCCACAAGGGGCTCTGGGAAATCCTGGGGGTCACTCTAGTTGTCAGCAACGAGCACCCCATCCTCTCCTTGAGGCCCAAAGCAGAGCTATGACAACATGTATCCTCTGCTTACTGCTCCCTCtgtccacctcccctcccgggaaaACACACTCTCTCCCCTGGGCCAGCAGGACCTATCTGATCACCTCTCCCCATTCCTCTGCTCAGGCAGCTGTTTCCCCTGATCAGGGGAGCCTTCCTACTTTGCCACATTCCACTACCTTCCACTATGTCTCACCCTCACAGGAAGTCCTTCTATCTACCCCCCAACTGGCAGTGTACTGTAAATGGTGAACAACTGGCTCTCCAAAAGCCCTGATTTGGTAGCATTTGCTGATGGCCATGTTGTGACCCCTCCCACTGTAGCCAATTTTAAGCGACCAAGGTGGTGACACAGAACACGCGGCTGGAAAGAGATGTGCACGATGGCTTTCCCAGGCAGGCTTGGGCCGGCTCCAGCATCCACGGCCCCCAGCTCTGGCAACTCTGGATATCGGGACCACTTCCACCTGTTCTGTCCTCAGGCCCCAACAAAACAGTTGCTCACATTTCTTTTATGTAAAAAGGAACATGAAGGCCCTTtgaaatggtaaaatattaacCATGTAGAGGGGTTAGTAAATCCAACTGCTTCTCTCATCGTTGAACCGAACTCAATCGAACCTACAATTTTTCCCAACCCTCATCATAACCTAACTTAATGTCGCCTAGTTCTTCCTGTAACCCTCAAGTCACGTGAAATCACCTTAGCCTTCACTTTCAGCTAATCAGGCCAGCTGACCCCCAATTCAGGATTCAGGAATGGATATCCTCTGTGAGCTCTTGGTATGGCCGCCTGGAAGGCTAGTCTGGGCTCCTGGAAAGAGCGCTGTGATCGATTAGCAAGGTCGGCCTCACCCTCGCAGGGAGGAAGTGGCACTCAGGTCACCGTAGTAACACTTAGCAGAAGCTGTTCCACTCTTCGGTTCAGCCTGGGACCATGGGCACCCGGGCTTCTCTGCAGAcccacctgcccctgcccactCCCCGCCCGGAGCCAGCTGTGTGTCCTCAGTACCTGTGTGCACTCGATAGTGTGTCTCCAGCTGGTGCTTGAGGCTGAACTTCTTGCCGCAGCCGTTGCACTCGTAGGGTTTCTCGCCCGTGTGGATGCGCTTGTGGCTCTTGAGTGTGCTCTCGTCCCGGAAGCAGCTGCCACAGAACTCACACTCGTACGGGTGGTCACCTGTGGGGACAAGGGGCTGGATCAGGCCCCCGCCTCCCCCGGCCCCCTCATTAGGGGACAGTAGGGCAGGTTCAGTGTGCCGGGAGGATGAGGCTGCCTAGAGTCGCCACCTCCAGAGATGACTGAGGgaccctccaccccctgccagcCCCTTAGCATCAACAGGGAGCACGCCTGTGCACACGTGTCCGTACTTTACCGTGGCCCAGTGGCCATCCACGCCTCAAGGGCCAGTCTCGGGAAAAGAGAGCCCGTTTGGTTCAGGGATGAACACAGCCACCAGAAAGCAGGTCCCCTGAGGGCAGAGCAGACCCAGGGGCTTCGAGACCCTTCCCCCAGCTTCCTTTCCTCTAGGTCAGGGGCAAAAGCCATTCCAGCCTGACTCCCCTACCCTCAAAAAAATCCCTCCAATGTTCTCACTGTCCCCCAAATTCCTTCtgctctttccctcctccacagGCTTATGCAACCGTTTTTTTCTGCGtgatttcctcttctctccttggcGAACTCCTAGTCACGCATCCAAGTCCAGCTCATGTGTCACCATGGTTTGGAAGTTTCCCTTTAGCGCTACCCCCACTGTCCCCTGCTCAGGCAAATTGAGTCACTTTCTCCTCTGTCCCCAGAGAGAAGAAATGTCCAGCATTTTGTCCTTTTAGCAGTAGTAGTACAATTTTTATGGTACTTTCTAATTAAAATGGCCCACATTTGTTGAATGCTCACTACTGTGCTAAGAACTTCACGTGGATCAATCATATCACGTAATCATCACAACAACCTTACAAGGAAGACagtatcattctcattttacagaagagaaaaatgagatgtTTAGAGATGCTTAAACATGGTCCCTGAGGTCAAAGAGCTAATAAAGAGCTGAGCTGGGATTCAGATCTGGTTCCAGAATCTGGACACTGGATACTTACTGGACTGCTAACTGACAGGCTGTGTTGCATCTGCTGTGACGCCCACCGTGCCCACAGACTACGAGCACCGTGAGGACAAGAAGGGAAGCTTGTTCATCCCTGTAGCCTCAGCACGCAACACAGAGTAAACCCTAAGCAGACGCTCGGGAAATGTCAGTATATGAAACTCGGGGAGAACTGCCTTTCCCCGGCCTGGAATCCATGCCCAGCAGCCTCCTTTCTGAGGATGGGGTGCGGGGATTAACCATCTTTCCCTTTGTACCCGAAGTGGGGGCTTTGTGGGGATGAAAGGTGAAGACTTCAGCTACTTATTTATTACAGGAGTGAAGGCACAGACAATAAAGACAGATTGATCACCCCAGACTTTGttcatgaatatttaaatatcGCTGATTCGTCTTGTCACTGTAATTACAATTTCTCTGGGCTGCACCTCCACCAGCCATCGTTTATGGTAAAGAATGGCCCACTGTATTTCACTTGTCCCTCTGCAGATGCGCGGGGCTGCCAACCGTGTAATGTCCTCTGCATTTCATACATTTTCTTCAGCCGCTGAAGGTTTAAGTCATCCACAATGACCTACGTTTTTTCATTATCCCCATGTCAAACTGCGCTCGTGCCTGGGCATAAATTGTCCTTCTCGTTATAGACTTGCATGCCTGCGCCTTCACTTCCTCTTTCAAATGATATtttactctcttctctctctcccctcctcaggCTGCTAACGAAACCTCCCCCTTCTCGAACGCAAGCCCCTGCACCCTCACCCATTCTCATCTCTTCTGATGGCTCTGAAGGGTTTTTAAGGCTCTGTGGGGAGAGGACGCTGCGGTCTGCTCCCTGGCGGGCTCTCTCACGGGTGGAAGGTTTGCAAGATGCTCCGAGGGTGTAGACGGGTGGGTGGGAGCGCTTCCATCGGAGGGGTAGGATGCAAGAAGCTCAAAGAGCAAAGGCACTCTAGggggccctgccctgggctcagAGGAGAGCCTCCACGTGCAGATCTGGGGATGAGCGGATTCCTGAGTTCCAGGCACCTGCCCGCGCCCTCGCTGCTGGGGCTGTGCAGACTGGCCCGTCCCCAGCCGCCAGCCCCATCCAGCCCCAGGGAAGGAGAGGCCCATGCAGACCCTGCTCCTAATTAGCTGTGTGTCTAACAGAGGGAGGGTTGGTCTGTGCACgcctgggcctgtgtgccactcTCTCTGTGTGTAGACGTCTGCACACACAGCCCCGTCTGACATCCGACTCCCCTCCTTACTGAATCGGCAACGATTACAACTTTAATCAAGAATTCGGTAccctcattaaaatataaataaataaataaagcaagggCCACGTGAGACTTCAGAGGAGCCGGTAATGAAAACGTACATCGGCAGCCACACggtgggttggggggtgggcacCGCTGTCTGTCTGTGCCTTTCCCCTCCAGAGGGGGGCCCtaagagtttaaaaaacaaaaggttaaGGCAGAGAGGTTGGTTTGATCAGATTTTTATGAATTTAATGATGAAGTGGATCACATGTGACATGAGTTTAAATATGAAATGTCTCGAGTCAGCCcagggaaaggaataaaaagttagggggggagaaaaaaaagacaccaacacatacacacacacacacacacacacacacacacacacacacacacacacggatttTGAAACATGGCAAGCACCTGGCCTAAAATCCTCACCCCGTGTCAGTGTTGCCATAATGTACACACAACTGGCTGCAGGATTCAAAATCCAATTTGTGGTGGGTTGATTAACTCTGTGGCCTTTTTAATGAGCTTGACATTAAGTACAGGACAAACGAGACTAATGAGAGCCCCCCTCGGGCTTGCCCAGTGCACCTGTGACCCCAGCGGTCTGTCCTCACCTGGTGGCCTCCCTGGCACTGTGGCCAAGCCCAGTGTCAtccttcccaccccagccccatcctGTCGGCTACTCAGCTCCCCCACTCAGCACAGCGGAGAGTTTATTAGACGATGCGCCATGTGAATCAGGGATCCATCAATGCCGAGAGCGCGGCTGGACTAACCTACCCAACACAGCTGCTGATGCTCAACGCCCGGCCGCAGCAGCAAGTGGGCCAAGAACAAGGGAATATTAATGAGGCATCGTGCGGGGTGTGCTCAGCCTGGGCGGGGCTGTGCGCACAGGGCCTCACTGGTGTGAAATCCATGGGTGTTGGAGTAGGCAGCACACGTGCTCCATGTTTCCTAGGTCAAAAGCAAGTACTTCTCCTAAACGATGTCTGGAAATACTCCCTCCCCATGGATCTGAGCCATGACTGACACAGGGGCCGGGGGCATTTTGATATCTGAGCTCTCAGGAGCtagggtgggcagggcagggcgtaTCCTGGGTGGACTTAGCAGGACTGGGGTCGTTCCAGTCACATGAATCCGACTGATGGGGCCCAGCAGAGTGCTCAGAAGTGGCTGAAAGGTAACTGGCCACCTTTGATAAGGCTGAACTTGGGGGCCCAGTGGGGGAGGTGTTGACAGGAAGGtgcatgtattgggttggccaaaaagttcgttcgggttttttctgtaacatcttgcCGAAAACCCaagtgaactttttggccaacccgatacCTGCAGGGGATGCTTATGCGGTCACTACAGAGAAAGCCCTTGTCAGcatcccttcctcctctgcccttctTGTCAGGCCTTCCCCTCGGAGACCTCCCCTTGTCCGAAGCCAGCAAATCTAACAAGTTCTAAGCAAATCTGGTGATGCTAAGGCAATGTGCTCCCCTGCACGGGACAGCATCCGGAAGCAGGAGTCCAGGCAGGCTCCTTGGCGAGGATGCCTACTGCGGGCAGGCCAGGCCAGCTCGGTCCCTGATAAACAAAGCCCCTCCCGTATTCAGCAGAGCCTGCCACTGAATCCCAGAGCATGATAAGACCCAAGAGTGAGGAAAGGGTCCTGCCGATGCTGTCATGAGGCACACAGAGTTTTTTATACCCTCTCCAGAAGACATGGGAACATACCCTGTTACGTACTCAGAAAGAGAgtctgcctctctgtctccctggctCCATCACCCACCTCTCACCCCAAAAGCAGGACAGAACACACACAAGCAAAGACACATGCAGACTCAGAAACAGGCAATCCTTTATCCATGTACAGCCAGAGAAAGGAAGGCTTTCAAGTCACCCATGACCTTGCTAGAGGGTCAGGGGCCGCTGCAAGGAAGCAAATGCCTCCTGGCTCTCAGGACCAAGTATCCCAGCCCAGACCCCTTGACTCACAACtactctcctcccccagcacctCCACCTGGCTAAGCAGGGATGTTTCATGGCTCACTGTTTATACGACCTCACTGTCTCCCCTAAACAGGGCTAAGGCCCAAGTATAGAACGTGTGCTTCTGTTACTGGGGAATAAGCAGGACCACTTCTGCCACGTTCCCTTGAGAGCCCAAGGCCGACCTCAGGAGTGTGTgtgcacagtgtgtgtgtgtggagggggccagcagtgggagggggaaaggcagagacagagaccaaGAAGGCAGGTTTTTCTCAAAATTCGTCTTGGGTCCACCTGCATCAGCATTCCTGGGGAATATCTACTAATAATGTTGAGTCTCGGATGCCACCTGTCCCCACTGAATGGAAGTTTCTGAGCATGGGACCCAGGAGCCTGCATTTCTAATGAGCACCCTCTCTGCCGGGCACAGAGATGTTGAGAACCAAAGGTGCCCAGGGTGGGACAGGATAAGAACCGTCCACGTTGACCTGCACCTCGGAGGCCCCTGCATGCCCGACGCTTGAGCAGAGGAGGGCTGAGGGCACCCCCGCCAGATGTGTTTGGAGGGAAATGCAGACAGTGGTTCCCAGAGACCCTGCCCTGCCCGTCCCCGGCCTGGCCTACCTGTGTGTGAGCGCAGGTGGCGTTTGAGGGCTGTGTGGCTGGGGAAGGTACGGTTGCACTCGCTGCAGATGTAGCTGCGCACGCCCGCGTGGACCTCCATGTGCTGCTGGAGCGCACTCTGCGCCTGGAAACGCTTCCCGCACAGCAGACAGAAGACAGCCATGTCCGTGCCTGCAGGACACAGCGGGGGAAAGCCTCAGGGCTGGACACAGGCCTTCTTCACCCAGCTAGGCTGGAGCCAGAGCCAGCGGCAGGCCAGCACCCCGGGCAAACCCAGAGGTGGTGCAGGCCACGCGATGCTGCTGGAGCCCCCGCTGTGCGGCTCCAACGGTGGACAGAATCCACTTacttcctgccctcatggaacctAAAGTCTAGTGGGAGAAAGACATTAATCAAACACATCAGAGCAGCAAATGAGTCTGTAATCGTATGGAGGTCTGTGTCAAAGGCAGGGTACCAAGAAGGCATCTATCAAAGGGACTTTCAGAGCCTGGCAGAGGAGGCGGGGCATCAGGCCGGCCTCTGTGAGGAATCACAATAATGGAGATGACACATGCCAGCCGTCGTTCAAGTGTAACTTAAAAATCCCATCTCCAAAAGGCGGGCTCTGCATCCTCACCCTTCAGGTAAGCagaaggaggcacagagaggctgagttaCTTGTCCGAAGTAGCACAGAGCTCACAAGCAAACAGGgctgggattcaagcccaggcaACCTGGATTTGATCCGCTCCTAACGCGAGCTACAGACCCGATTCTCTTAACCACATCTCCATTCATCAATGCGTACATCTTAAGGgtccattcactcaacaaatattattttagtatCTTCTATAAGGAGGACTCTCTCCTTTGGCCCTGGGGATGTAGCCACGGAAAACCGTACCAAGTGCCTGTCCTCATCATAGATGTTACCCAGCACACTGGGCCATGAGGAGAGCATTCCAAGAAGATGGAATAGTATCTTTGAACTGGAGAAAAACGTGACGGGTCAGAGGATAAGACAGAACAGGTCACCTGAGGATGCAGAAAGTAGAGCAGAGGTCAAAGAAGTAGGCAGGGCCAGCTCGTACGGGGTCTTGAAAACCATGTTAAGATCTTTAGGCTTCATCCCAAGACCAACGGACAACTGTCAAGGGATTTTAAGCTAATGAGGGATGTGAGATTTTCATTTAACTCTGTCTGGTCGTTCCCTGCGCTGATCAGAAGCACGGGTAGGTACCCCATGGTACCCTACAAAGGCAGGCTGCCATTTTCTGTCTGTTATCAACCCCCTTCCTGATGCTGCTCTGGGACCATGGCCTTACGGGGTTCAGCACCACAGAAGGAAACATCTAAACCTTCCAAGGACTCACCAGTAGCTCCTTGTCTACCGTTTTGGATTCCATTTCCCTAAGCGTGTCAGCCCCCTGCCCCGGGAGGCTCCCCATCCGCTCGTCTCTCTTTGCCGGCATCTGGGCATTATCACCTGTGGTCAGCCCAGCGCTGCCTCCCCCGTGTAGAGGACACAAGCAAGAAAGGGGGGCAGGCCCAGTGACTGGCAGCCCAGAGTGGAAGGTGGAGCAGAGCTTTGGCTGTGGCAAGTCGTGGGCTGCTCAATGTGGCATCAGGGAGCTCCCGGCGGAAAGAGGGTGACAAGAAGGACAGCACAGAGCGCCTGTGGCCTCCGGGGTCCATCAACAGAGATAGCAAATGGAAGGCCCGTTCTGGACAACTCAGGCCCATTCATGGCTGGGTTTGCAATGAATGGACTGGCGGGAAGGCAAAGACGGCCTCTCattctccccagccccccacccctcacaGCACCTTCAGCCATGCTCATCACACCTGCAGACAGACATCGCCTGCATCCAGGCCCAGGGAAGGCTGAGCAGGGGATGTGGAATATCAGCAAGGGCACAAATTTGCTCCTGGACTCAAAGAGCAGACGGGAAGGGGAATACTACAGGCCGTGTGCGAGGTGCTCTATCTGTTGTCATCTCGTTTAAAACGTGCAAGGCAGGATTCTCGTGCCCCTTTgtacaaatgggaaaactgagtgattaagtaacttgcctaaggtcacacagttagaaagaagcagagctgggattgtTAAATGCTTCAGTATGTCTGATTTCGGAAATCACAGGGCTGGGCTCATGTCTCCCTCTGGATCTGCCACCCGTCTGCATGGGCTTCTCTGGGAAGAGGCACAATAATGACACCAGCGAGGCAGCTCCAACCCAGCTGGTTCAGGAGCCCCAGTGCATGCAGGGCCCACCCTAGCAGCAGCTGGAGAACCTGGGCCAGGAGGCGTGCGGTGGAAGCCGAGTCACAAGGCAAAGCTCTCTGAAGCCTTCCTACTCCACTGGGCGCCAGCAAGACCTCTGCAAGGTACTCGGGTGCGGGCCCCACTTGACTGAGGGGGCGCACTGATGGGAGCGGTCTGCCCAGCAGAAGCAGACGACGGCTGACAGTGGGTCCTCAAAGCCCAGACGGGCCTGGCCAGCCTGCCCCAGAATGGCGTCCATCTGCAGCATGTCCTGTGACGTGGCACGTTGTGGCTGCTTCATCCTGAGGGCCCCCAGCACCAGCCCCCTCTCTGGCCCTAACCTCACCCCACAGAGAGTCCTGATGAAGCCAGACATCAAACATCTGCCTTTTATCAGTAAGACggagcaggcttcctgggcaAACCACGCCCTTTAAGAGCCCAGGTTTCTCCTTATGCATCCTCCGAAGTCCTCAGTGTGGAAGGAATCTGCATCAGAGGGAACATGAATGACATTCCCAGGAGGACACCCGAGCCTAGAAAGCCaggcccagggacttccctggtggtccagtggttaggactccatgcttccaatgcagggggtgcgggttcaatctctggttgggggactaagattcccacatgccttgtgggaaggatggaagggagggagggaaggaagaagggaggagagaaagaaagaaggaaggaaggaaggaaagaaagaagaaaggaagggtggaaggaaggacgggaagaaagaaaggaaggaaggaaggaaggaatgaaggaaggaaggaaggaagaaaagaaagaaggagggaaggcaagggaagggaagggaaggaagaaagaaaggaggaaagaaggaaggaaaggagggaaggagggaaggaaggaaagaaagaaaaagagagagagagataaagaaagaaaaaggaaattgcatatacatctttttaaaaaagccaggcccagaggagctCTGAGGGTCAGTACCACTGCAGGGCAGACTGAGAACCCTGCAACCTCACCCCTTCCCGTCTTCCCAGGGCCCCAGAGCTGCCCCAATATGTGGTCTCTTCTTCTCAGGAATGGCTGAACCCATTTCGTGTCCATTCAGCTGACTCGGTGAATATCACCTAGcgtaggcactgtgctaggtgacAGGAGGGATGCTGAGATCAACCAGAGAAATAGGGTCCCAGATTAGTGGGGGACACAGACAAGCCAACGACCAGCCAGAGGATAAAACAGGCTGATGCCAAGAGGGCTTCGGAGAATCTGAGTTAGGTTTTAAGAAATGAAGTGGACTGAGAAGCCAAGGACAAGAATGGGGCACGGGAGCCAGGCTAGAAACCCCACAAGCAAATTTCAGAGCAGGCAGGGGCAGAGGACAGACCCTGAGGATGAAAATGAGCAGGGAAGGTTATGGGGGTTTGGATGGCAGAGGGCCGCATCACCTGGTGGGACAGATTAGATTTCATTCCACAGGCAATGCAGTACCACGAAAAGAGGGGGTCAGGTGCTAGCCTGATCCAACCAGTATGTGAGGGCAATGCCCCTGGGGGCTGCAAGGGCACCAACAGCAGTGGCAAGTGGCTGAAAGCAGGGAGGAACATGACGGACTTCTGTGCTACCACTGGAGGAGAGTCGGGACCAGTCTAGGGTAGGGGCTGGGAGGACAGGAGGAGGACTGGAGAAGTGGAATCCAGGGCAGTGGCAAGACAGGACCCTCAGCCTGGGCTCGAGTCAGGAAGCGTGATGCGTTTGAAGTCCTGGACGCCAGCTCTGTACCTTGGTGACAAGTTTAAAGTTATGCAGTGACCACCTGCA
Protein-coding regions in this window:
- the LOC101317399 gene encoding uncharacterized protein isoform X2, which gives rise to MKTYGCELCGKRFLDSLRLRMHLLAHSAGAKAFVCDQCGAQFSKEDALETHRQTHTGTDMAVFCLLCGKRFQAQSALQQHMEVHAGVRSYICSECNRTFPSHTALKRHLRSHTGDHPYECEFCGSCFRDESTLKSHKRIHTGEKPYECNGCGKKFSLKHQLETHYRVHTGEKPFECKLCHQRSRDYSAMIKHLRTHNGASPYQCTICTEYCPSLSSMQKHMKGHKPEEIPPDWRIEKTYLYLCYV